From Lolium perenne isolate Kyuss_39 chromosome 5, Kyuss_2.0, whole genome shotgun sequence, a single genomic window includes:
- the LOC127302320 gene encoding uncharacterized protein translates to MADDAGNAAAATAGLAAPALDPTTGAPLAINPATAAALGAPLAVPPAMALPQVPHAPAPISFYMRGVQIRNILPFTLDLSTGSYNQWRTHMELAVEEYGVLDHLTAPAPAAPDAEWRTVDLILKRWIYGSISRELTGMILDTTKTARQLYVALAEIFLNNRRHRAVHLTSDLHDQRQGSLGIAQYCARIKTIADALRDCDQAPTDETLVTVLTRGLHERHHVTGKILLSNSGRLTFDDARNMLLLDEMQGRATDRVASQSALIALGRGAGGPPGGHGGGGAPPPAPGFPRPPGTHGGIGTYGANYGAPSSPSPNQGKTKRKRVTNNGGYTTYGAGSPQAPEQRPWTGYVQAWPYAGPRLPGLLGPRPPQALTAMHPLPPYAVPYPGPAYAAPPSVLQHPLYHVPPPPPQQLLFPAPGQAFGTNPPPDYIPPPQQYHVANNNGASTSNSFEQSALIGALNDLSMQGQSGPWIADSGASAHMSANQGPAHGSTSSSLQQ, encoded by the exons gccgccgccacggccgGACTCGCGGCGCCCGCCCTCGACCCCACCACTGGCGCTCCTCTCGCCATCAACCCCGCCACGGCCGCCGCCCTTGGCGctcccctggccgtgccgcccgccATGGCTCTCCCTCAGGTTCCCCATGCCCCTGCTCCCATCTCGTTCTACATGCGCGGTGTTCAGATCCGCAACATTCTCCCCTTCACCCTTGATCTCTCCACTGGTTCCTACAACCAGTGGCGCACTCACATGGAGCTGGCCGTCGAGGAGTACGGCGTGCTCGACCATCTGACGGCGCCCGCGCCTGCCGCTCCTGACGCCGAATGGCGCACCGTCGACCTCATCCTGAAACGGTGGATCTACGGATCCATCTCTCGGGAGCTCACCGGCATGATCCTCGACACCACCAAGACGGCGCGCCAGCTCTACGTCGCCCTCGCCGAGATCTTCCTCAACAATCGTCGCCACCGCGCCGTCCACCTCACCTCGGATCTTCACGACCAGCGCCAGGGCAGCCTCGGCATCGCGCAGTACTGCGCGAGGATCAAGACGATCGCCGACGCCCTCCGCGACTGCGACCAGGCGCCGACCGACGAAACCCTCGTCACCGTGCTCACGCGCGGGCTTCATGAACGGCACCACGTCACCGGCAAGATCCTCCTCTCCAACTCTGGTCGCCTCACGTTCGACGACGCCCGCAACATGCTCCTCCTTGATGAGATGCAGGGCCGCGCCACCGATCGCGTCGCCTCGCAGTCCGCCCTGATCGCCCTTGGGCGCGGCGCTGGCGGGCCTCCTGGTGGCCACGGCGGAGGCGGCGctcctccgcccgcacctggcttccCTCGGCCTCCTGGCACTCATGGCGGCATCGGCACCTACGGCGCCAACTACGGCGCCCCGTCCTCGCCGTCTCCGAACCAGGGGAAGACGAAGCGCAAGCGCGTCACCAACAACGGCGGCTACACCACCTACGGCGCCGGCTCTCCTCAGGCCCCCGAGCAGCGCCCCTGGACCGGCTACGTCCAGGCCTGGCCGTACGCTGGCCCTCGTCTTCCAGGGCTGCTGGGCCCTCGCCCTCCTCAGGCTCTGACGGCTATGCACCCTCTCCCGCCGTACGCCGTGCCCTACCCAGGCCCGGCATATGCTGCTCCACCGTCCGTGCTCCAGCACCCGCTGTACCACgtcccgccaccgccaccgcagcAGCTGCTCTTCCCCGCGCCAGGACAGGCCTTCGGCACCAACCCTCCACcggactacatcccgccgccgcaGCAGTACCACGTCGCCAACAACAACGGCGCCTCCACCAGCAACTCCTTCGAGCAGTCCGCACTCATCGGCGCCCTCAACGACCTCTCCATGCAAGGCCAGTCCGGTCCCTGGATCGCCGACTCCGGCGCTTCGGCGCACATGTCTGCCAACCAAG GACCTGCGCACGGGAGCACTTCTTCTTCGCTGCAACAGTGA